A region of Ictalurus furcatus strain D&B chromosome 1, Billie_1.0, whole genome shotgun sequence DNA encodes the following proteins:
- the clec3ba gene encoding tetranectin, with translation MKVNMIFRGVALLLCIMCPAHCLLEQNTQTKNETKDVLLESGATHSAAIEDLRKKIDEIVKELNALKEVHALQLVCLKGIKVPGKCFLASPLKKNFYDATDDCILQGGSLGTPVTGNENYQLYVYVHETIGPKEQIWLGINDMLKEGEWVDKSGSRIRFQNWETEVTRQPVGGRSQNCAFMSVIDSGKWFDENCRAVKAFVCEFNIV, from the exons atgaaagtaaatatgATTTTTAGAGGTGTCGCACTGCTACTGTGTATCATGTGTCCTGCACACTGCCTGCTTGAGCagaacacacagacaaagaatgaaacaaaag ATGTGCTGCTGGAATCAGGAGCTACTCACAGCGCTGCCATTGAAGATCTGAGGAAAAAGATTGATGAGATTGTGAAGGAGCTGAATGCCCTGAAGGAAGTCCATGCTCTGCAATTAG TTTGCCTGAAAGGCATCAAGGTTCCAGGCAAGTGCTTCCTGGCCAGCCCATTAAAGAAGAACTTCTATGATGCTACAGATGATTGCATCTTACAGGGTGGCAGCCTGGGCACTCCTGTGACCGGCAATGAGAATTACCAACTCTATGTCTATGTTCATGAGACGATTGGACCCAAGGAACAAATCTGGCTGGGCATCAATGACATGTTGAAAGAGGGAGAGTGGGTTGATAAATCAGGGTCCAGGATACGTTTCCAAAACTGGGAGACAGAGGTCACCCGTCAGCCTGTCGGTGGTCGCAGCCAGAATTGTGCCTTTATGTCTGTCATAGACAGTGGGAAGTGGTTCGATGAGAACTGCCGTGCTGTGAAGGCCTTTGTATGTGAGTTCAATATTGTCTGA
- the LOC128613226 gene encoding cytochrome P450 7A1 isoform X2 yields the protein MTFVMNPLLYPAVVKQGKQLDFHKFSDAAASTTFGFPAVNTGKFPGLSEKIQRSFLLLQGSALNSLTLKMMGNLQLVLKQDFLSSSVVGRECDWRQKDLYEFCEHVMFEATFLTLYGRPPQTNMDVHTQFHRESWIDALLVNFRKFDAMFPLLIARIPIVLLGRIKSIREQLIRFFHPHRMAEWTNPSEFIQARTELFNQYDTLKDLDKAAHHFGILWASVGNTVPACFWCLYYLLSSPKAFSVVQEEIMGMFGEKEPETMTREQLEKLIYLESAINESLRLSSVSMNIRVVQEDFCLRLNPHCSVCVRKGDIVTLYPQSTHLDPEIYPDPEQYQFDRFVENGKMKTEFYKGNQKVRYYHMPFGSGATMCPGRFFALNELKQFFCITLLMCDMQLTDGQQHATMEKSRAGLGIMPPANHISFRYRVKKCLQTQGL from the exons ATGACATTTGTGATGAACCCGCTCCTGTATCCAGCTGTCGTTAAGCAGGGAAAGCAGCTGGATTTCCATAAGTTTTCAGATGCAGCAGCTTCCACAACTTTTGGCTTCCCTGCTGTAAACACTGGAAAGTTCCCTGGCTTAAGTGAAAAAATCCAGAGATCATTCCTGCTCCTTCAGGGCTCTGCTCTcaactctctcactctcaaaaTGATGGGAAACTTACAGCTGGTCTTAAAACAAGACTTCCTGTCCAGCAGTGTGGTAGGAAGAGAGTGCGATTGGCGGCAGAAGGACCTATATGAGTTTTGTGAACATGTGATGTTTGAGGCAACGTTTCTGACACTGTATGGACGACCTCCACAGACAAACATGGATGTTCACACACAGTTTCACAGGGAAAGTTGGATAGATGCGCTGCTGGTTAACTTCAGGAAGTTTGATGCAATGTTTCCTCTGCTGATCGCCCGAATACCCATTGTTCTGTTGGGAAGAATTAAATCTATTCGAGAGCAATTAATTAGGTTTTTCCATCCTCATAGAATGGCAGAATGGACCAATCCATCAGAGTTCATACAGGCACGTACGGAACTTTTCAATCAATACGACACACTCAAAGACCTGGACAAAGCAG CTCACCACTTTGGAATCCTGTGGGCATCAGTGGGgaacactgttccagcatgctTCTGGTGTCTGTACTACCTCCTCTCCAGCCCAAAGGCATTTTCGGTTGTGCAAGAGGAGATAATGggcatgtttggagaaaaggaGCCCGAGACTATGACTAGAGAGCAACTTGAGAAACTGATTTACCTTG AAAGTGCTATAAATGAGAGTCTCCGTCTTTCGTCTGTCTCGATGAATATCCGGGTAGTTCAGGAGGACTTCTGTCTGCGTCTGAACCCCCACTGCTCGGTTTGTGTGCGTAAAGGAGATATTGTCACTCTTTACCCCCAGAGCACACACTTGGACCCTGAGATCTACCCAGATCCAGAG CAGTACCAGTTTGACCGATTTGTGGAGAATGGGAAGATGAAAACAGAATTTTACAAAGGAAATCAGAAGGTTCGTTACTACCACATGCCATTTGGATCAGGGGCTACCATGTGTCCTGGACGATTCTTTGCACTTAACGAGCTAAAGCAATTTTTCTGTATCACACTGCTGATGTGTGACATGCAGCTCACTGACGGTCAGCAACATGCAACAATGGAGAAAAGTCGAGCAGGTCTGGGCATAATGCCACCTGCGAATCATATCTCCTTTAGATACAGAGTCAAAAAATGCCTGCAGACACAGGGGCTGTAG